One bacterium DNA segment encodes these proteins:
- a CDS encoding DUF5647 family protein, translated as MNKQELFEKNLELTTEFNRYVLEHPELEKRIPKDAIVVILPEYDRELAEENLKIAKARKEKEQPLVFVKVKKLAPVRKSRLVRPKVEIASV; from the coding sequence ATGAACAAACAGGAACTATTTGAGAAAAATTTAGAGCTTACCACAGAGTTTAACAGGTATGTTTTAGAGCATCCTGAACTTGAGAAGCGTATACCTAAGGATGCGATAGTGGTGATTCTACCTGAATATGATCGGGAACTGGCAGAAGAAAATCTTAAAATAGCAAAGGCAAGGAAAGAAAAAGAGCAGCCACTGGTGTTTGTGAAGGTTAAAAAACTTGCTCCTGTAAGAAAATCCAGATTAGTTAGACCTAAAGTAGAAATAGCCTCTGTTTGA